A DNA window from Haliovirga abyssi contains the following coding sequences:
- a CDS encoding ArsR/SmtB family transcription factor, with product MEEILKVSKGLSDKTRLKILLYLIDGEKCVCDISRHISRSQPTTSLQLIKLESLGLVSFNIYGRSRCYYIKSEKVKRIFEIFELKNQ from the coding sequence ATGGAAGAAATACTAAAAGTATCTAAAGGACTATCAGATAAAACAAGATTAAAAATTTTATTATATTTAATTGATGGAGAAAAATGCGTATGTGATATTTCAAGACATATATCTAGGAGCCAGCCTACTACATCATTGCAACTAATAAAATTAGAAAGTTTGGGATTGGTTTCTTTTAATATTTATGGTAGAAGTAGATGTTATTATATAAAATCTGAAAAAGTAAAGCGTATATTTGAAATTTTTGAATTAAAAAATCAGTGA